One stretch of Poecilia reticulata strain Guanapo linkage group LG21, Guppy_female_1.0+MT, whole genome shotgun sequence DNA includes these proteins:
- the casp8ap2 gene encoding CASP8-associated protein 2 — METFDASDSVDPGADEDSVDIYEGLDATGVGSNTEKWPSVGSGLKDSLDLYEDIVAEEQNNRETSHTELKSRFEAAQNQIKELHRRLXQMETQNTGLSSENNRLKKNISALLRTAKQEIVRKDAEIKQLTQQVQRFHHHHHHQPRIKQAQDPRSSLQASSSCSSTRTLSPPSSLPXLPPHPPPFVAPPISSQYEEEPSPADAPQLTSKETCHFSRSVKSSTHNCSKRHEAAEKLPGVDGCASRNREVKGQSXKLSESAERRLRDCTHHNKDSVQKQVHKEDKDTGKEFYSQSHKNKKYQKVGRHCRSDGAKTSSQEHLHSAVSSEHRREGKKIQRTDKASSIEHAKVSDQQSGGSCSPESRKNPRGHKYDSLSSPKNKRSSSPDQFTKRCGNGSRERERSRQRDHQRSVDRRCEDEIRSRHHRRSSQKESSRDREKHRDKQTGKPDGSKEGRREKKPRDVKRSSEEPSPEANTSVDDNNSNRKLCFMETLNLTLSPIKKHTTPRDNSLEYPLRLEGDVEENSQPNLDNMCVIDEVDGGELGSEPEPGHAAERALEELKAPRNQTSNMEDVEEDXNIGAEFQGRPLAVHSNSLWRPPQGPADTTKLHTEAGEDLKHPEEQLELISNSWITERGQLEFTKSSQPSNTPPQILEQHSSSEAPTSEVQHAAAADEDAAQHEHAAADVEHAAADSGEAPAPPRLSQSTVSEAAASAQPDDTHGTEEVYXEARLRDGWGHQAASPAASPAISQPSSTSVTMDNHPVGQPQSSKDLDSVSSTICLTSLPQKGRILTEDICAMTQTDTDQCYHGHGLGTCSPQPISSVDCIGISKVSSTTEELRPATVTPKKFCSQDRKKELSSSVSLPHDEDSMMHTLSNLKRIPEAISPLRSPAQMAKRGVLHVHSKLGHVKSLQKDFSTSAAETNLMKLDVNKENKYPGSPANRGAQDVVNMESEQISSPFDTELEEGEILSESDEATSSSPVPATKRAKLTEPIRNKPSLQSSSRRKPEERQVASKEPLDSAAVSTQSPRSRFKTVCPSASKASFSTVEEIMETFKMVRTEMRKKYMKLHKTFPKKSFCGVMDNFQKSFLEFVDGAHFGQICSDAEELKSKLRKVIASVFIKVLNNGIVKRIFEQQAVNLKQKLWDFVDVQVDYLFMDIQTTLKSLCQAVQTPTEDKRPGGQGIEPQQAPVKMPLCKQNKSHPPNSSLSRTKSCAVVPYRTGLGSKGKDIRMSYTEKDGASQVHPPERVNTQTMINFLSDSNAASSPNKTKMVIPQNSSLIDRTDFELLTEQQASSLTFNLVRDSQMGEIFKCLLQGSDLLESTGMCGDNTAWAVGTPRKDGERFLNFATPSKFLSPSKSDTSARLIATWSSISPRRRSSPRTKTSIPLHPALFDESCLLEVPSGNRALLQGSLTAEKYSILAEDLAVSLTIPSPLKSDSHLSFLQPAGVGIHVVSTPDSVISAHISEDALLDGEDATEQDIHLALDNSSCSSRDSTASQTPGSTLFFKPDVPMQALVMEKSNDHFIVKIRQMNVAAEGTLIAGEPLSQTLIEKNQQHEEYGAQECLKVTGQTENKFSVTGNPNSGSHTHEQRRTPGTNPSNPRRDTFTQSRKTTPETDPSDPSSNTSSPTSHSSSVPDPSGTQLQVEATPPKSFPFQPQKQTSPPRATLSPNTTASKTLFYDLGREETTVSESEKSLTIDTSSSSEKTSRDCEQLRKRKRRQEKLKAKRCKKEDKSLQVSPSRKSDEELKLSQAALSPSSLSAKNIIRKKGEVVMAWTRDEDRAILMFLKTKGASRETFSTLSEKLNKPSGQIAHRFYQLMKLFKKQGKMDM; from the exons ATGGAGACGTTTGATGCCTCTGATT CRGTGGACCCAGGGGCTGACGAAGACTCTGTGGATATCTATGAAGGCCTGGATGCTACTGGGGTTGGCAGCAACACTG AAAAGTGGCCTTCTGTTGGTTCTGGGCTCAAAGACTCACTGGATCTTTATGAGGATATAGTGGCAGAGGAACAGAACAACAGGGAGACATCACACACTGAG tTAAAATCCAGATTTGAAGCAGcccaaaatcaaatcaaagaacTGCACAGAAGACTACRGCAGATGGAAACACAG AATACTGGCTTGAGCAGTGAGAACAATCGTCTTAAGAAGAACATCTCTGCACTTTTACGAACAGCAAAGCAAGAAATAGTTCGGAAAGATGCTGAGATCAAGCAGCTGACTCAGCA ggTCCAAAgatttcatcatcatcatcatcatcagcctCGGATAAAACAAGCCCAGGATCCACGTTCATCTCTTCAAGCCTCCTCCAGCTGTTCATCAACAAGAACACTTTCACCACCTTCATCTTTACCTCYTCTTCCTCCTCACCCTCCTCCYTTTGTTGCTCCCCCTATTAGTTCCCAGTATGAGGAGGAGCCTTCTCCAGCAGATGCTCCCCAACTTACCTCAAAGGAAACTTGTCATTTCAGCAGATCCGTGAAGTCTTCAACTCATAACTGCTCAAAAAGACATGAAGCAGCTGAAAAACTGCCTGGAGTAGACGGGTGCGCTTCCAGAAACagagaggttaaaggtcaaagttRTAAACTGTCTGAATCAGCAGAAAGGAGGCTTAGAGACTGTACCCATCATAACAAGGACTCTGTGCAAAAGCAAGTTcacaaagaagacaaagacACTGGAAAAGAGTTTTACTCCCAGTCtcacaaaaataagaaataccAAAAGGTTGGGAGGCACTGCCGATCAGACGGAGCTAAAACTTCTTCACAAGAACATCTCCACTCTGCAGTTTCCTCTGAACACAGAAGAGAAGGCAAGAAAATTCAGAGAACAGATAAAGCCAGCTCTATAGAGCATGCTAAAGTTTCTGATCAGCAGTCRGGAGGGAGCTGCAGCCCAGAGTCCAGAAAAAACCCCAGAGGTCACAAATATGATAGTTTGTCCAGTCCAAAGAACAAGAGAAGCTCCTCTCCAGATCAGTTTACTAAGCGCTGCGGTAATGGCAGTAGAGAACGGGAAAGGAGCAGACAGAGAGACCATCAGAGAAGTGTGGACAGAAGGTGTGAGGATGAAATCAGGAGCAGGCATCACAGAAGAAGCAGTCAgaaagagagcagcagagaccGGGAGAAGCACAGAGATAAACAGACGGGGAAACCTGATGGATCCAAGGAAGGACGACGGGAAAAGAAACCTAGAGATGTGAAAAGATCATCTGAAGAACCCAGCCCAGAAGCAAATACTTCTGTAGACGACAACAACTCAAACAGAAAGTTGTGTTTTATGGAAACACTGAATTTAACTCTTTCACCTATCAAAAAGCACACAACACCCAGAGATAACAGCCTAGAGTACCCGCTAAGACTAGAGGGTGATGTTGAGGAAAACTCCCAGCCTAACCTAGACAACATGTGTGTCATTGATGAGGTAGATGGAGGTGAGCtaggatcagaaccagaaccaggacatgCTGCAGAGCGAGCCTTGGAGGAGCTCAAAGCTCCACGTAACCAGACGTCCAACATGGAAGATGTAGAGGAAGATGSCAACATTGGAGCTGAATTCCAAGGGAGACCCTTGGCTGTTCACAGCAACTCCCTCTGGAGGCCACCCCAGGGTCCAGCAGACACAACCAAACTCCACACAGAAGCAGGGGAAGACCTGAAACATCCTGAGGAACAGCTGGAGCTGATCTCCAACAGCTGGATAACTGAAAGAGGTCAGCTGGAGTTCACAAAGAGCTCCCAGCCCAGCAACACACCTCCACAAATCTTGGAGCAACACAGCAGCTCTGAAGCACCGACCTCTGAGGTTCAacatgctgcagctgctgatgaaGATGCAGCTCAACATGAACATGCTGCAGCTGATGTTGAACATGCTGCAGCCGATTCAGGTGAAGCTCCTGCTCCACCCAGACTCTCCCAGAGTACAGTCAgtgaagctgcagcttcagctcAGCCAGACGACACACACGGTACTGAAGAGGTATATGASGAAGCCAGACTCAGAGATGGGTGGGGTCACCAGGCTGCGTCCCCTGCTGCGTCCCCTGCTATCAGCCAACCATCCTCTACCAGTGTTACCATGGACAACCATCCTGTTGGCCAACCACAAAGCTCTAAAGACTTGGATTCAGTGTCCAGCACTATCTGTCTGACCTCACTTCCTCARAAGGGGCGGATTCTGACCGAGGATATTTGTGCGATGACCCAGACAGACACAGACCAGTGTTACCATGGACATGGGCTGGGGACCTGCAGTCCCCAGCCCATATCCTCTGTAGACTGCATTGGGATATCCAAGGTCAGCAGTACCACAGAGGAGCTCAGGCCCGCCACAGTTACCCCTAAGAAGTTCTGCAGTCAGGACCGTAAAAAAGAGCTGTCCAGTTCTGTGTCGCTGCCTCATGATGAAGACTCCATGATGCACACCCTGAGCAACCTGAAGAGGATTCCTGAGGCCATCAGCCCCCTGAGGAGCCCGGCACAGATGGCCAAGAGGGGTGTCCTCCATGTCCACAGCAAGCTGGGACATGTGAAGAGTCTTCAGAAAG ATTTTTCCACCTCTGCTGCTGAGACCAACTTGATGAAGTTGGATGTTAATAAGGAGAACAAATATCCAGGTTCTCCTGCTAACCGAGGAGCACAGGACGTGGTGAACATGGAGTCTGAGCAGATTTCAAGCCCTTTTGATACTGAACTGGAAGAAGGGGAAATTTTAAGCGAGAGTGATGAGGCTACTTCTAGTTCTCCTGTTCCTGCCACCAAGAGGGCGAAGTTAACGGAACCAATCAGGAATAAACCCAGCCTCCAGTCTTCTTCaagaagaaaacctgaagaacGGCAGGTTGCTTCTAAAGAACCTCTTGATTCAGCTGCTGTCTCAACGCAAAGTCCCAGGAGTCGTTTTAAAACTGTCTGCCCATCAGCAAGCAAAGCATCTTTTTCAACTGTAGAGGAAATAATGGAGACATTCAAGATGGTTCGCACGGAGATGCGTAAAAAATACATGAAGCTTCATAAAACCTTTcctaaaaaaagtttttgtggtGTGATGGACAATTTCCAGAAGTCTTTTTTAGAGTTTGTGGACGGTGCTCACTTTGGCCAGATATGCAGCGATGCTGAGGAGTTGAAGTCCAAGCTGAGGAAAGTAATTGCGTCTGTGTTTATCAAAGTGCTTAATAATGGCATAGTGAAACGCATTTTTGAACAACAAGCAGTCAATCTAAAGCAAAAGCTGTGGGACTTTGTAGATGTCCAAGTGGACTACTTGTTCATGGACATCCAGACAACATTGAAGAGCCTCTGCCAAGCCGTCCAGACTCCCACTGAAGACAAGAGGCCCGGTGGACAGGGGATCGAGCCTCAGCAGGCTCCAGTGAAGATGCCGCTATGTAAACAGAACAAGTCCCACCCCCCTAACTCCAGCCTGAGCCGGACCAAGTCATGTGCAGTGGTCCCTTACAGAACCGGACTAGGCAGCAAAGGTAAAGACATCCGTATGTCATACACAGAAAAAGATGGCGCCTCTCAAGTACATCCTCCAGAACGCGTAAACACACAAACTATGATCAACTTCCTGTCCGACAGCAACGCTGCCTCGTCTCCAAATAAAACTAAGATGGTGATCCCTCAGAACAGCTCCTTGATTGATAGAACAGACTTTGAGCTGCTTACCGAGCAACAAGCGTCCAGCTTGACATTCAATTTAGTCAGAGACTCTCAGATGGGAGAAATATTCAAGTGTCTTCTCCAAGGATCAGACTTGTTAGAAAGCACAGGGATGTGTGGCGACAACACTGCCTGGGCTGTTGGGACCCCAAGGAAGGACGGAGAGAGATTTCTCAACTTTGCCACACCATCAAAGTTCCTCTCACCATCCAAGTCCGATACTTCAGCCAGACTCATTGCTACCTGGTCCAGCATTTCACCCAGACGGAGGTCATCCCCACGCACCAAAACCTCCATCCCCCTCCACCCAGCCTTGTTCGATGAAAGTTGCCTCTTGGAGGTTCCATCTGGAAACAGAGCACTGCTGCAGGGCAGCTTGACAGCAGAGAAATACTCCATTCTAGCTGAAGATCTGGCTGTCTCCCTGACGATTCCATCTCCTCTTAAATCTGACAGCCACCTCAGCTTCCTCCAGCCAGCAGGCGTTGGGATCCATGTGGTGTCCACCCCAGACAGCGTTATCAGCGCACACATAAGTGAGGATGCTCTGCTGGATGGGGAAGACGCTACGGAGCAGGACATCCACCTGGCCCTGGAcaactccagctgcagctccagagaCAGCACCGCCTCCCAAACGCCTGGCAGCACTCTGTTCTTCAAGCCTGACGTTCCTATGCAAGCGCTGGTGATGGAGAAGTCCAATGATCACTTCATCGTAAAGATTAGACAGATGAATGTGGCTGCAGAAGGCACACTAATTGCTGGAGAGCCGTTGAGCCAGACACTgatagaaaaaaatcagcaacatGAAGAATATGGTGCCCAGGAATGTCTGAAGGTCACTGGTCAGACAGAGAACAAGTTCTCCGTCACTGGAAACCCAAACTCTGGATCACACACCCATGAACAAAGACGGACTCCAGGAACCAATCCATCCAACCCAAGACGAGACACTTTTACCCAGTCTAGGAAAACCACTCCTGAAACGGATCCATCAGATCCCAGTTCAAACACCAGCTCACCTACTTCCCACAGTTCATCAGTCCCAGATCCCAGTGGAACACAGCTCCAAGTAGAGGCAACTCCACCCAAATCATTCCCATTCCAGCCCCAGAAGCAAACCAGTCCCCCCAGAGCCACTTTAAGCCCAAACACTACAGCATCAAAGACACTATTCTATGACTTGGGCAGAGAGGAGACCACTGTGTCCGAGTCAGAAAAGAGTCTCACCATTGACACGAGCAGCTCATCAGAGAAAACCTCCAGGGACTGTGAACAGCTCCGGAAACGGAAAAGACGGCAGGAAAAGCTGAAAGCCAAAAGATGTAAAAAGGAGGACAAAAGTCTGCAGGTTTCTCCATCCAGGAAGAGTGACGAAGAGYTGAAACTTTCCCAAGCAGCTCTGTCCCCAAGCAGCCTGTCTGCCAAGAACATCATCAGGAAGAAGGGCGAGGTGGTGATGGCATGGACCAG AGATGAAGATCGAGCCATTCTGATGTTTCTGAAGACCAAAGGAGCTTCACGGGAAACGTTCTCCACACTGTCTGAGAAACTAAACAAGCCATCAGGCCAG attGCTCACAGGTTTTACCAGCTCATGAAGCTTTTTAAGAAGCAGGGGAAGATGGACATGTGA